The Pempheris klunzingeri isolate RE-2024b chromosome 1, fPemKlu1.hap1, whole genome shotgun sequence genome includes a region encoding these proteins:
- the mapk6 gene encoding mitogen-activated protein kinase 6: MAEKFESLMNIHGFDLGSRYMDLKPLGYGGNGLVFSAVDTDCDKRVAVKKIILTDPQSVKHALREIKIIRRLDHDNIVKVFETLGPNGRRLTEDVVSLTEVNSVYIVQEYMETDLCQLLERGLLSEGHARLFMYQLLRGLKYIHSANVLHRDLKPANLFVNTEDLVLKIGDFGLARIMDPHYSHKGHLSEGLVTKWYRSPRLLLSPNNYTKAIDMWAAGCIFAEMLTGKTLFAGAHELEQMQLILESIPVLREEDRQELHSVIPVFIRNDMSKPHTPLAKLLPDVSPQALDFLEKILTFNPMDRLTAEEALAHPYMADYSFPLDEPVSLHPFHIEDEVDDILLMDQSHSHTWDRYHESQLSEADWHLHSTHDPDEVQVDPRAVSDVTDEEEVQVDPRKYVDGDREKFLDEPSFDYSTLFLPERSWQDDDDGHHENKYCDLQCSHTCNYKAVSPSYLDNLIWRDSEVNHYYEPKLIIDLSNWKEQQSKEKADRKAKSKCEKNGLVKAQIALQEAEKTQSPVEKDREQEKHQTEKPQSQQNQGFDFDSFIASTIKLSLQPEPSQEVALLNEVGLLNELNSSVSQLEAPRSGSMSKSISQEKEEKCLVNLAQLGGGGLGVVSGDSAWPAQPWESFGSGERVGENGCLIDEACWDIRKEDHFQKESTYTSYLDRLFSRKEEGVGETVASSETEPLEVRELDESFLGRNTEIVLNMQLDSLALPGFDSTDDLPLKSIQASLTPCAVKCSPQIAHKTYSSIFKHLN, encoded by the exons ATGGCAGAGAAGTTTGAGTCCCTGATGAACATCCATGGCTTCGACCTGGGTTCGCGCTACATGGACTTGAAGCCTCTGGGCTACGGAGGGAACGGCTTGGTGTTCTCAGCAGTTGACACTGACTGTGACAAGCGTGTGGCTGTGAAGAAAATTATCTTGACCGACCCCCAGAGTGTGAAGCATGCCCTGCGGGAAATCAAGATTATCAGACGCCTCGACCACGACAACATTGTCAAG GTGTTTGAGACATTGGGCCCTAACGGTCGCAGGCTAACAGAGGACGTGGTATCCCTGACAGAGGTCAACTCGGTCTACATTGTGCAGGAGTACATGGAGACAGACCTGTGTCAGCTGCTGGAGAGGGGCCTCCTGTCTGAGGGCCACGCTAGGCTCTTCATGTACCAGCTCCTCAGGGGCCTTAAGTACATCCACTCTGCTAATGTGCTGCACCGGGACCTCAAGCCCGCCAACCTGTTTGTCAACACAGAAGACCTGGTACTGAAAATCGGGGACTTTGGGCTTGCCCGCATCATGGACCCCCACTACTCTCACAAG GGCCATCTCTCTGAAGGTCTGGTCACAAAGTGGTACAGATCTCCTcgtctgctgctctctcctaACAACTACACCAAAGCCATCGACATGTGGGCCGCTGGCTGCATCTTTGCTGAGATGCTCACAGGAAAAACCCTCTTTGCTG GAGCCCACGAGCTGGAGCAGATGCAGCTGATCCTGGAGTCCATCCCTGTACTGCGGGAGGAGGACCGCCAGGAGCTCCACAGCGTGATCCCCGTCTTCATCCGCAACGACATGTCCAAGCCTCACACGCCACTGGCCAAGCTGCTGCCTGACGTCAGCCCCCAGG CCCTGGATTTCCTGGAGAAGATCCTGACCTTTAACCCCATGGATCGTCTGACTGCAGAGGAGGCCCTGGCCCACCCCTATATGGCTGACTACTCCTTCCCCCTGGACGAGCCTGTCTCTCTACACCCCTTCCACATTGAGGACGAAGTAGATGATATCCTGCTCATGGACCAGAGCCACAGCCACACCTGGGACAG gTATCATGAGAGCCAGCTGTCAGAGGCTGACTGGCACTTGCACAGCACCCACGACCCAGACGAAGTTCAAGTTGACCCAAGGGCAGTCTCTGATGTAACAGACGAGGAAGAGGTTCAG GTGGATCCTCGTAAATATGTTGATGGAGATCGGGAGAAGTTCCTGGATGAGCCGTCCTTTGACTACTCCACTCTGTTCCTGCCAGAGCGATCCTGGCAGGATGACGACGACGGCCACCACGAGAACAAATACTGTGACTTGCAGTGTAGCCACACCTGTAACTACAAGGCCGTGTCGCCCTCCTACCTGGACAACCTCATCTGGAGGGACAGTGAAGTCAACCACTACTACGAACCCAAGCTCATCATCGACCTCTCCAACTggaaggagcagcagagcaaGGAGAAGGCCGACCGCAAGGCCAAGAGCAAGTGCGAGAAGAACGGGCTGGTCAAGGCCCAGATCGCTCTGCAGGAGGCCGAGAAGACCCAGAGTCCGgtggagaaggacagagagcaggagaaacacCAGACGGAGAAGCCCCAAAGCCAGCAGAACCAAGGCTTTGACTTTGACTCCTTCATCGCCAGCACCATTAAACTGAGCCTGCAGCCGGAGCCCAGTCAGGAGGTGGCCCTGCTCAACGAGGTGGGCCTCCTGAACGAGCTCAACTCTTCCGTCTCCCAGCTGGAGGCTCCACGCTCAGGCTCCATGTCCAAGTCCATAAgtcaggagaaggaggagaagtgcCTGGTAAACCTCGCCCAGCTAGGCGGAGGAGGGCTGGGAGTCGTCAGCGGAGACAGCGCCTGGCCCGCTCAGCCCTGGGAAAGCTTCGGCTCCGGGGAGAGAGTCGGGGAGAACGGCTGTTTGATAGACGAGGCATGCTGGGACATTCGCAAAGAGGACCACTTCCAGAAGGAGAGCACTTACACCAGCTACCTGGACCGCCTGTTCAGCCGGAAGGAAGAGGGGGTCGGAGAGACTGTGGCCAGCTCGGAGACGGAGCCCTTGGAGGTGAGAGAGCTGGACGAGAGCTTCCTCGGCAGGAACACAGAGATTGTGCTTAATATGCAGCTGGACTCTCTGGCCCTGCCTGGCTTTGACAGCACTGATGACTTGCCTCTAAAATCCATCCAGGCGTCGCTCACCCCCTGCGCTGTCAAATGCTCCCCACAAATTGCCCACAAAACATACAGCAGCATCTTCAAGCATCttaattaa